A genome region from Paenibacillus pabuli includes the following:
- the glmS gene encoding glutamine--fructose-6-phosphate transaminase (isomerizing) yields MCGIVGYIGNKNTQSVLIEGLKKLEYRGYDSAGIAVFTPEGLQITKALGRLANLEAKLDGAPLVGNAGIGHTRWATHGKPSDENSHPHTDESQKFSVVHNGIIENYLELKDELIAQGHTFTSETDTEVISHLIAREYDGDIVKAVQKVITLMRGAFALGVLTEYEPEKLVAVRQASPLIIGIGEGENFIGSDIPAILEHTRNVYILNDGEMAVLTHDAVELMTIEGNFISREMIHVDWDAVTAEKGGFEHFMLKEIHEQPKAYRDTMLGRIDNEAKKVQLPELKMTEEQIKNIRNVQIIACGTAYHAGLVGRTVIEQLVRIPVETDVASEYRYRSPIVGKDTLVIVVSQSGETADTLAALREAQSNGAHVLAITNVVGSSIARDADDVIATLAGPEIAVASTKAYTSQLIAFNLLGLYLAQVRGTQTAEEIAHTLAAMQALPEQVESMLEQADAIKGYAEQISKHQHLFFIGRGLDYAVAQEGSLKLKEISYIHSEAYAAGELKHGTLALIEDGIPVIALATQENVLEKTVSNIKEVKARGADVLAITYEEHVASLLKSVDQAFAIPKTLPLLSPALSVVALQLLAYYASLALGHDVDKPRNLAKSVTVE; encoded by the coding sequence ATGTGCGGTATTGTTGGATATATTGGTAATAAGAACACTCAATCGGTATTGATCGAAGGATTGAAAAAGCTCGAGTATCGTGGTTATGACTCTGCAGGTATTGCCGTATTTACACCAGAAGGTCTGCAAATTACGAAAGCTCTGGGCCGCCTTGCGAACCTTGAAGCTAAGCTGGATGGTGCACCACTGGTAGGTAATGCCGGTATCGGTCACACGCGTTGGGCAACACATGGTAAGCCTTCGGATGAGAACTCCCATCCACATACAGATGAGAGCCAAAAGTTCTCTGTGGTTCACAACGGAATTATCGAGAACTATCTGGAGCTGAAGGATGAACTGATCGCTCAAGGTCACACGTTTACTTCCGAGACGGATACTGAAGTCATCTCTCACCTGATTGCACGTGAATACGATGGAGATATCGTTAAAGCCGTGCAAAAAGTAATCACGCTTATGCGTGGTGCATTCGCACTGGGTGTACTGACAGAGTATGAGCCTGAGAAACTCGTAGCTGTGCGTCAAGCGAGTCCACTGATCATCGGTATTGGTGAAGGCGAGAACTTTATCGGTTCCGATATCCCGGCCATTCTGGAACACACACGTAACGTGTATATCCTGAATGACGGTGAAATGGCTGTTTTGACACATGATGCTGTCGAATTGATGACAATTGAGGGTAATTTTATTTCTCGGGAAATGATTCATGTCGATTGGGATGCTGTAACCGCAGAAAAAGGCGGATTTGAGCACTTCATGTTGAAAGAAATTCATGAGCAACCAAAAGCATACCGTGATACCATGCTGGGCCGCATCGACAATGAAGCTAAAAAAGTTCAACTTCCTGAGTTGAAAATGACTGAAGAACAAATTAAAAATATTCGTAACGTTCAAATCATCGCATGTGGTACAGCGTATCATGCAGGTCTGGTTGGACGTACAGTAATTGAGCAATTGGTACGTATTCCGGTTGAAACAGATGTTGCTTCTGAGTACCGCTATCGTTCCCCAATCGTGGGTAAAGATACACTCGTTATCGTCGTGAGCCAATCCGGTGAAACTGCGGATACGCTTGCTGCACTGCGCGAAGCACAATCCAATGGTGCACACGTACTGGCCATTACAAACGTTGTGGGCAGCTCCATTGCACGTGATGCAGACGATGTGATTGCAACATTGGCAGGACCGGAAATCGCAGTTGCTTCCACCAAAGCATACACTTCACAGTTGATTGCATTCAACCTGCTTGGTCTGTACCTTGCACAAGTGCGCGGTACACAAACTGCAGAAGAGATTGCACACACCTTGGCAGCAATGCAAGCTTTGCCAGAGCAAGTGGAATCCATGCTGGAGCAAGCGGATGCGATCAAAGGATATGCAGAGCAAATCTCCAAACATCAACATCTCTTCTTCATCGGCCGCGGTCTCGATTATGCGGTAGCTCAAGAGGGCTCGTTGAAACTGAAAGAGATCTCTTACATCCACTCTGAAGCATACGCTGCAGGTGAGTTGAAACACGGTACACTTGCCTTGATCGAAGACGGTATTCCTGTTATTGCCCTGGCAACACAAGAGAACGTACTCGAGAAAACAGTGAGCAACATCAAGGAAGTAAAAGCACGTGGTGCGGATGTACTGGCAATTACGTACGAAGAGCACGTAGCAAGTCTGCTGAAATCCGTAGACCAAGCGTTTGCAATTCCTAAGACGCTGCCACTGCTCAGCCCGGCTCTGTCCGTGGTTGCCCTGCAATTGCTGGCATACTACGCTTCCCTGGCACTGGGTCACGATGTGGATAAACCACGTAACCTGGCGAAAAGCGTAACGGTTGAGTAA
- a CDS encoding cysteine hydrolase family protein — protein METCADVLIVIDLQNGVCYDGNHLFDLNNLLNRVNRRIALYRELHKPIIFVQHCDEELVPGEESWAIHADLDVQEQDSFVRKIHANSFYETNLKSLLDQLDVHRIEFCGAQTEYCMDATIKFAHGLGYDNYMIQNGTSTLDNPWMSAKETISFYEHIWNQRFLKWIEIDGES, from the coding sequence ATGGAGACGTGTGCAGATGTATTGATCGTGATCGATCTACAAAATGGCGTATGTTATGATGGAAATCATTTATTTGATTTGAATAATTTACTCAATAGAGTAAATAGAAGAATTGCTTTGTATAGAGAACTACATAAACCAATCATTTTTGTTCAACACTGTGATGAGGAATTAGTACCTGGAGAAGAATCATGGGCTATACATGCCGATCTAGATGTTCAAGAGCAAGATTCTTTTGTGCGGAAAATACATGCGAATTCGTTTTACGAAACAAACTTGAAAAGTCTTTTGGACCAATTAGATGTGCATCGTATCGAGTTTTGTGGTGCTCAAACAGAATACTGTATGGATGCTACAATTAAATTTGCTCATGGATTGGGATACGACAACTATATGATACAGAATGGAACCTCTACTTTAGATAATCCATGGATGTCTGCAAAAGAGACGATTTCCTTTTATGAACATATATGGAACCAAAGATTTTTGAAATGGATAGAGATAGATGGTGAATCGTAG
- a CDS encoding nitroreductase family protein: MNTITGQFNKTNDFDNIVLERHSVKAYDPEVKISREEMTEILAKASRAPSAINMQPWRFLIIDSAEGKEKLAPLASFNQTQALTSSAVIAVFYDANNIDYMEEIFSKSVELGYMPQDIMDMQMQQVKPYYANMNASELRDMNLIDSGLICMQLMLVARAHGYDTNPMAGYDKDRIAEVFGLDKGRFQPVMLISIGKAAKEGYPSYRLPVDTIATWA; this comes from the coding sequence ATGAATACAATTACCGGCCAATTCAACAAAACAAATGATTTCGATAACATCGTCCTGGAGCGCCATTCCGTTAAAGCCTACGACCCTGAAGTGAAAATCAGCCGCGAGGAGATGACCGAAATACTGGCGAAAGCTTCACGTGCCCCTTCGGCGATTAACATGCAGCCGTGGCGTTTTCTTATCATCGACAGTGCTGAAGGCAAAGAGAAGCTTGCACCACTGGCCTCTTTTAACCAGACACAGGCACTAACGTCTTCGGCTGTCATTGCCGTATTTTACGATGCCAACAACATTGATTACATGGAAGAGATCTTCAGCAAGTCAGTGGAGCTTGGATACATGCCACAAGACATCATGGATATGCAGATGCAGCAGGTAAAACCTTATTATGCGAACATGAACGCATCCGAACTGCGTGATATGAACCTCATTGACTCAGGCCTCATTTGTATGCAACTCATGCTTGTTGCCCGTGCCCACGGATATGATACCAATCCGATGGCCGGTTATGATAAAGACCGGATCGCCGAGGTCTTCGGCTTGGACAAAGGGCGTTTCCAACCCGTGATGTTGATCTCAATAGGCAAGGCTGCCAAGGAGGGCTATCCTTCCTATCGTCTCCCAGTCGATACGATTGCAACTTGGGCATAA
- a CDS encoding MerR family transcriptional regulator encodes MKISEVAKRVNLPISTIRYYEKIGIITDEHVLRDQNNYRIYDSGIVQHLEVVKHSLAVGFTIQDIQSMISKNGFSRNEQRSIIQDKISEIEEAQKKLEHAKQDLYDILHTDITCEDGFGKHQTGSN; translated from the coding sequence GTGAAGATAAGTGAAGTAGCCAAACGAGTAAACCTCCCTATATCAACGATCCGTTACTATGAGAAAATAGGTATTATCACGGATGAGCATGTTCTGAGAGACCAGAATAACTATCGGATTTATGATTCTGGTATCGTTCAGCATCTGGAAGTGGTTAAGCATAGCTTAGCTGTTGGCTTTACAATTCAGGATATTCAATCCATGATCTCCAAAAACGGATTTTCGCGAAATGAACAAAGAAGCATTATCCAGGATAAGATATCCGAAATTGAAGAAGCTCAGAAGAAGCTTGAACATGCGAAACAAGATCTTTACGACATCCTTCATACGGATATTACATGTGAGGATGGATTTGGAAAGCATCAAACCGGTTCAAATTAA
- a CDS encoding helix-turn-helix transcriptional regulator, producing MKKSERMNQMLRFINQKQQFTLQDLMQEFQISKRTALRDIASLEELGAPIYAEYGRYGGYRLLQQMQLPPISFNTGELHALYFAMQALRSFSSLPFQATFRTIHEKFMSSLSDKQRQDIENIQNRVSFRHTEQIRDSAHLEFLLMAAVQNIVIQITYPDQRRSTDTRPSSANLPDPEHSDTSSCTTYSNSRTIQPIALYAMKGYWYCQAYDLNKQAYRVFRCDRINSAEVTDIEPLVHIKELTLQDAHSLWKSSEQAIPFQCRIDEAGMDLFQQEHFPSMKLEVYAEQTYLVGSYEPLELDFIVRYLAGYGKSIQIMKPASLKEALRQYYLDLLEHV from the coding sequence ATGAAAAAATCAGAACGCATGAATCAGATGCTGCGCTTTATTAATCAAAAACAACAGTTTACCCTGCAGGATCTCATGCAGGAGTTCCAGATCTCCAAGCGAACCGCGTTAAGAGATATCGCCTCATTGGAAGAGCTCGGTGCACCCATCTACGCCGAGTATGGCAGGTACGGCGGTTATCGTCTGCTTCAACAGATGCAGCTGCCTCCCATTTCGTTTAATACGGGTGAGCTTCATGCCCTTTATTTTGCCATGCAGGCCCTTCGGAGTTTTTCGAGCTTACCCTTTCAGGCTACGTTCCGTACGATTCACGAAAAATTCATGAGTTCGTTATCCGACAAGCAGCGACAGGATATTGAGAACATCCAAAACCGGGTTTCCTTCCGACATACGGAACAGATCCGCGATAGTGCGCATTTGGAGTTTCTGTTGATGGCTGCTGTTCAGAATATAGTGATCCAGATTACGTATCCTGATCAGCGGAGATCTACTGATACAAGACCGTCTTCTGCAAACCTTCCTGATCCAGAACATTCGGATACATCATCTTGTACAACCTACTCCAATTCTCGTACCATCCAACCGATCGCCCTCTATGCGATGAAAGGCTACTGGTATTGCCAGGCCTATGATCTTAATAAGCAGGCATATCGTGTGTTCCGCTGCGACCGGATTAATTCAGCCGAAGTGACAGATATTGAACCCTTGGTGCATATCAAGGAGCTTACGCTCCAGGATGCCCATTCGCTCTGGAAGTCATCAGAACAAGCCATTCCCTTTCAATGCCGGATCGACGAAGCAGGAATGGATCTTTTTCAGCAGGAACACTTTCCATCCATGAAACTTGAAGTGTACGCGGAACAGACCTATCTTGTTGGTTCGTATGAACCCCTTGAGCTTGATTTTATCGTTCGATACCTTGCAGGCTATGGTAAGTCCATTCAGATCATGAAGCCAGCCAGCTTGAAGGAAGCCCTGAGACAATATTATCTGGATTTACTGGAGCATGTTTAA
- a CDS encoding VOC family protein — MNFEVIPFLSMNGDAAAAIAFYEKVLGAKVLFKKSYKEMKEMNPGFEYPAGQDEYITHSVLEIGVNKIMIAEEAMDPERPWQLGNSTSLCIQSKDKSTMDQLYASLVQHENVKVLVPYEQNEFSPGYGIVRDPFGIAIQLCVTVHDF; from the coding sequence ATGAATTTTGAAGTGATTCCATTTTTGTCGATGAACGGAGATGCGGCAGCAGCCATCGCTTTTTACGAGAAGGTTTTGGGGGCCAAAGTGCTTTTTAAGAAAAGTTATAAAGAGATGAAAGAAATGAATCCGGGCTTCGAATACCCTGCTGGTCAAGATGAGTATATTACGCATTCGGTGCTGGAGATTGGGGTGAACAAAATCATGATTGCGGAGGAGGCAATGGATCCGGAGAGACCGTGGCAATTGGGAAACAGTACGTCACTATGCATCCAATCCAAGGATAAAAGTACAATGGATCAACTGTATGCCTCTCTTGTACAACATGAGAACGTGAAGGTGCTGGTACCTTACGAACAAAACGAATTTAGTCCGGGTTATGGCATTGTGCGTGATCCGTTCGGAATTGCGATTCAGCTCTGTGTGACCGTGCACGATTTCTAA
- a CDS encoding DMT family transporter, producing MGTGLLIVIVTLIGGAVLSAQSSINGTISRNIGLLETVFFTFASGTLILAILVNFFGSGHLLDLLHAPKLQLSAVFMGFGYLFLSTFVVNKLGVTPANLTAIVGQIVAGFIIDATGLFGSELIEFSWQRAVSLLLMLAALALIFSEKNDEVQAVKLTR from the coding sequence ATGGGCACAGGTTTATTGATTGTTATCGTTACTTTGATTGGTGGAGCCGTGCTTAGTGCACAGTCCTCCATTAATGGCACCATTAGCCGTAATATCGGTCTGCTGGAGACGGTATTTTTCACATTTGCGTCAGGTACGCTGATTCTGGCCATACTGGTTAATTTTTTTGGCAGTGGGCACCTGCTCGACTTGCTTCATGCACCCAAATTGCAGCTCTCTGCTGTATTCATGGGTTTTGGATATCTGTTCCTGTCTACTTTTGTTGTTAATAAATTGGGTGTAACGCCTGCCAACCTTACGGCAATTGTGGGTCAGATTGTTGCGGGTTTTATTATCGATGCAACGGGGCTATTCGGCAGTGAGCTGATTGAATTTTCCTGGCAGCGGGCTGTATCCCTCTTGCTGATGTTAGCTGCACTCGCTCTGATTTTCAGTGAAAAAAATGATGAAGTTCAAGCAGTAAAGCTTACAAGGTAA
- a CDS encoding DMT family transporter translates to MKKLIFYIIAIATGALLSFEGALYGKLGEHVGTLEADFYNFFMGAIISLILLIFFGKGNLSALTKFPKWNLLGGLLGVIYLLTLVIGVPIVGVGISMIAIVVGQMVTSILIDHYGWLGSSRKPVGSKRMAALVLMLGALALTLF, encoded by the coding sequence TTGAAAAAGCTGATTTTTTATATCATCGCCATTGCGACAGGAGCTCTTTTAAGTTTTGAGGGGGCACTGTACGGCAAGCTTGGGGAACATGTCGGCACGTTGGAAGCTGATTTTTATAATTTCTTCATGGGTGCGATTATCTCATTGATTCTGTTGATTTTCTTCGGCAAAGGAAACCTCTCTGCCCTCACCAAATTTCCAAAATGGAACCTTCTCGGTGGTTTGCTCGGGGTCATCTACCTGCTGACTTTAGTCATTGGTGTTCCGATTGTGGGCGTAGGAATCTCCATGATTGCCATAGTCGTTGGGCAGATGGTGACCAGTATTCTAATTGATCATTATGGATGGCTGGGAAGCAGTCGCAAACCGGTGGGAAGCAAACGAATGGCCGCCTTGGTCTTGATGCTGGGTGCGCTTGCTCTAACTTTATTCTAA
- a CDS encoding helix-turn-helix domain-containing protein: protein MNETRKETSSRLLYIGKVNGNPNWNFPSHMHEHISEIVYVSDGEGIIKINEHPYTVQKGDLLIYNQGVIHEQCTSPVCPLSLYYCGIAHIYSDGSRREHLIPENASPYIKTEGYAGRIGELLDFMYEESSNQQAGYEKICEGLLDALLALIQRLVQPNVSRKQDSDHLAVRIKEYLDEKYLQHLKLQDIAAHFHMNPYYLSHVFKHKYDDSPIRYTVYRRMGEAKCLLTTTDMKVSEIAHRLGYQNANYFTILFTKTMGESPTQYKKNERSERVDLLET, encoded by the coding sequence ATGAACGAGACAAGAAAAGAAACGTCCTCCCGGTTGCTGTATATAGGCAAAGTCAATGGCAATCCCAATTGGAATTTCCCGAGTCACATGCATGAGCATATCAGTGAAATCGTCTATGTGTCTGATGGGGAAGGCATTATTAAAATAAACGAACATCCTTATACCGTGCAAAAAGGCGATTTGTTAATCTATAACCAAGGTGTCATTCATGAGCAATGTACCTCTCCGGTCTGTCCACTCAGTCTTTATTATTGTGGAATAGCCCATATCTATTCAGATGGGTCACGACGAGAGCACCTCATTCCCGAAAACGCATCTCCATATATTAAAACTGAGGGGTACGCTGGCAGAATCGGCGAGCTGCTTGACTTCATGTATGAGGAATCGTCCAATCAACAGGCAGGTTATGAGAAGATTTGCGAAGGACTGCTCGATGCACTGCTTGCCTTAATACAGAGGTTGGTTCAACCGAATGTTTCACGAAAGCAAGATTCGGATCATCTGGCTGTGCGGATCAAGGAATATCTTGATGAGAAATACCTACAGCACTTGAAACTGCAGGATATCGCTGCGCATTTTCATATGAACCCGTACTACTTATCCCATGTGTTTAAGCACAAGTATGATGATTCCCCAATTCGCTATACTGTCTACAGAAGAATGGGAGAAGCGAAGTGCCTGCTGACCACGACGGACATGAAGGTGAGTGAGATCGCTCATAGGCTGGGCTATCAGAATGCGAATTATTTTACGATTCTCTTCACCAAGACCATGGGCGAATCGCCTACCCAATACAAGAAAAATGAACGTTCAGAACGTGTCGATCTGCTGGAGACGTGA
- a CDS encoding PHP domain-containing protein, with amino-acid sequence MRIDLHTHGKLSKNSDFSVDYFTEMVTEAKASGLDALALTEHFNTRHFYDVYETLDRLYPYNGEYYDADGLRIFPGMEVDIQETGHILLIGQKEHILAVRAGLENYTAKGSFIPFADLLHLAEAWPLFKIGAHPFRESTPLYELDRNLLGRLDSFDLNAKDMYKTGIQTCRSQVESFAQSLGKPVTAGSDTHQCLQYGSVFNVLDRPCVSVAELKQLILAGHYTIEVSSDLPLRVKASVMLKKVMKRLAKLEAASLQEV; translated from the coding sequence ATGCGTATTGATCTTCATACTCACGGCAAATTATCCAAAAACTCTGATTTCTCCGTCGACTACTTCACTGAAATGGTCACCGAGGCCAAGGCCAGCGGACTGGACGCCCTCGCGCTTACCGAACATTTCAACACTCGCCACTTCTACGATGTTTACGAGACGCTGGATCGTCTCTATCCATACAACGGAGAATATTATGACGCGGACGGACTGCGCATTTTTCCCGGGATGGAAGTGGACATTCAGGAGACAGGGCACATTTTGCTGATAGGTCAAAAAGAACATATCCTTGCCGTTCGTGCCGGCCTGGAAAATTATACAGCCAAGGGGTCATTCATTCCCTTTGCGGACCTGCTTCATCTGGCCGAAGCCTGGCCCTTGTTCAAAATTGGTGCACATCCTTTCAGGGAATCCACTCCCCTGTATGAGCTGGATCGCAATCTGCTTGGGCGCCTGGATTCCTTCGATCTAAACGCGAAAGATATGTACAAAACCGGCATCCAGACCTGCCGCAGTCAGGTTGAATCGTTCGCTCAGTCCCTTGGCAAACCCGTAACAGCCGGCAGTGACACGCACCAATGTCTGCAATACGGCAGTGTATTCAATGTATTGGACCGTCCTTGTGTATCTGTTGCCGAACTGAAGCAGCTAATCCTCGCCGGGCATTACACCATTGAGGTTTCCTCAGACCTGCCTCTTCGCGTCAAAGCCTCGGTAATGCTGAAGAAAGTCATGAAACGCCTTGCCAAGCTCGAAGCCGCCAGCTTGCAGGAAGTTTAA
- a CDS encoding energy-coupling factor transporter transmembrane component T family protein translates to MQLVRNWFDKISIERIQLELMNTVYGSGHASLARIDPRVMLIWYLFFAIVPWFIHNGTVLLGMFLLMVTTTILSRAAPFIIIILCLGLIGQVGWMFIISLFFGGSLESAFPLLLLTLKLSIVSLASITVFSGMDPERIGDGLLALGMPAAFSFSLSYAYRILPVLFGEFRNIMLSYRLRGQVPSKHGWFYWRLVVYYMKLFVVSFFPLMLATAKRSRTTVEALETRGFSYGMKNADSKRLKLAHLKITPRDIGFLVGSAIYAALLFWLGAHYEIL, encoded by the coding sequence ATGCAGCTTGTCCGCAACTGGTTTGACAAAATATCGATTGAACGCATTCAGCTGGAGTTGATGAATACCGTGTATGGCAGCGGTCATGCGAGCCTGGCACGAATTGATCCGCGTGTCATGCTGATCTGGTATCTCTTCTTTGCCATCGTTCCCTGGTTCATTCATAATGGCACGGTGCTGCTTGGCATGTTTTTGCTCATGGTCACCACGACCATCCTGTCACGCGCTGCTCCCTTCATCATCATCATTCTATGTCTGGGGCTGATCGGTCAGGTGGGCTGGATGTTTATTATCTCGCTGTTCTTCGGAGGTAGTCTGGAATCAGCATTTCCGTTATTACTCTTAACCCTGAAGCTGTCGATCGTCTCCCTGGCAAGCATCACCGTCTTTTCGGGTATGGACCCGGAACGAATCGGGGATGGCCTGCTGGCACTCGGAATGCCTGCGGCATTCTCGTTCAGCCTATCGTATGCATACCGTATTCTGCCCGTCTTGTTTGGTGAATTCCGCAACATTATGTTGTCCTACAGATTGCGCGGTCAGGTTCCTTCCAAACACGGCTGGTTCTACTGGCGGCTCGTCGTCTACTATATGAAACTGTTTGTTGTATCCTTTTTCCCGTTAATGCTGGCTACCGCCAAGCGTTCCCGCACTACTGTGGAAGCACTGGAAACCCGTGGTTTCTCGTACGGAATGAAGAATGCCGATTCGAAACGGCTGAAGCTCGCCCATCTGAAGATTACCCCACGTGATATCGGTTTTCTTGTCGGGTCAGCGATCTATGCTGCTCTCCTCTTCTGGCTGGGTGCACATTATGAAATTTTGTAA
- a CDS encoding ABC transporter ATP-binding protein, whose protein sequence is MPNIPSSDSATSPATAIAIRNVTFTYPGSEEPVLNGASLELPRGSFTAIIGGNGCGKSTMCKLFNGLIPQFYTGDFAGEVHVLGIPAEGQSVADLSRKIGYVYQDFDNQLVRPTVLDEACFAPLNYGLANYKELGERALTMCGLDSIHNRYIWELSGGQKHLLALAGALSMDPDILIVDEPVSQLDPQHARLIYECLYRLNTEHGKTIIVIEHHTEFIADFCANVVLMDKGRVLWNLPVKEGLNRITDLERLGIQPPEVTRAALQAAPLLKRDQVTHRKQLHHQLLPITVEEAAGYFKKQQAAAISALLAEQGRQPRAAESKVQSLSEEHTNAAALPIVQFKDTRLRYRGLGKKEHEIIRGVNFSLHEGERIALVGNNGAGKSSLLRLMAGISLPQEGSVSVLGDITHRSSLEQLAGRVAYIFQNSSEMFIEDSVRKEVSYFLRTRRIQGADEQIAHVLDRFRLTPLQERDARLLSGGQQRRVTLAIGAAMKPSLMLLDEPTANLDLATREELIGVLDELDQHVRTTVIATHDMQLVTQWASRVIVLHDGRVEADGTPAEVFANEPLLRRSGLALTQMMELSHRLGMSALCATPETFVENLLNHSFTKEEGIDAACPQLV, encoded by the coding sequence ATGCCTAATATACCTTCTTCTGACTCTGCTACTTCACCAGCTACCGCCATTGCTATCCGTAACGTTACCTTTACCTACCCGGGTTCGGAAGAACCTGTTCTGAACGGAGCTTCACTTGAGCTTCCCCGCGGAAGTTTCACTGCCATTATTGGAGGCAACGGATGCGGCAAGTCAACGATGTGCAAATTGTTCAACGGCCTCATTCCCCAATTCTACACGGGAGACTTCGCGGGTGAAGTACATGTGCTGGGTATCCCTGCAGAAGGTCAAAGTGTTGCAGACCTGTCCAGAAAAATTGGATATGTCTATCAGGATTTTGATAATCAGCTGGTGCGTCCAACCGTGCTTGATGAAGCTTGCTTTGCTCCGCTGAATTACGGACTGGCCAACTATAAGGAGCTGGGTGAACGTGCGCTGACGATGTGCGGTCTGGACTCCATCCACAATCGGTACATCTGGGAATTGAGCGGCGGGCAGAAGCATCTGCTTGCGCTCGCTGGGGCACTATCCATGGACCCAGACATTCTCATCGTGGACGAACCCGTCTCCCAGCTGGATCCACAGCATGCCAGACTCATCTATGAATGCCTGTATCGGTTAAATACAGAGCACGGCAAGACCATTATTGTCATCGAGCATCATACTGAATTTATCGCCGACTTCTGTGCGAATGTGGTCCTGATGGACAAAGGTCGTGTTCTGTGGAATCTGCCCGTCAAGGAAGGTTTGAATCGTATCACAGATCTGGAGCGGCTGGGCATTCAGCCACCTGAAGTAACCCGTGCAGCCCTTCAGGCTGCTCCATTATTGAAGCGAGATCAGGTAACCCACCGCAAGCAGCTGCATCATCAGCTCCTTCCAATCACGGTGGAGGAAGCCGCGGGTTATTTTAAAAAACAGCAAGCTGCTGCGATATCCGCACTACTGGCCGAACAGGGCAGACAGCCCCGTGCTGCGGAGAGCAAGGTACAGTCACTGTCTGAAGAACATACGAATGCTGCTGCTCTCCCGATTGTACAATTCAAGGATACACGTCTGCGGTATAGAGGCCTTGGCAAAAAAGAACACGAAATCATTCGCGGTGTTAACTTTTCACTCCATGAAGGAGAACGGATCGCCCTGGTAGGCAACAACGGTGCAGGTAAGTCTTCACTACTCCGGCTCATGGCCGGCATCAGTCTGCCTCAGGAAGGCAGTGTCAGTGTGCTTGGGGATATCACACATCGTTCATCCTTGGAACAGCTGGCCGGCCGAGTCGCTTATATTTTTCAGAATTCGTCGGAAATGTTTATCGAAGACAGTGTGCGCAAAGAGGTCTCGTATTTCTTGAGAACCCGCCGCATCCAGGGAGCCGATGAGCAAATCGCACATGTACTCGATCGCTTTCGGCTTACCCCGTTACAGGAGCGGGATGCCCGTCTCCTCAGCGGTGGACAACAGCGACGCGTTACCCTTGCGATCGGCGCAGCCATGAAACCCTCTCTTATGCTGCTGGATGAGCCTACCGCCAACCTGGATCTGGCTACGCGGGAGGAACTGATCGGCGTGTTGGATGAACTGGATCAACATGTCCGGACAACCGTGATTGCAACTCATGACATGCAGCTGGTTACCCAATGGGCCAGTCGTGTCATCGTGCTTCATGATGGACGCGTTGAAGCAGATGGAACACCTGCGGAGGTGTTTGCCAATGAGCCGCTTCTGCGTCGTTCGGGACTTGCTCTTACTCAGATGATGGAACTTTCGCATCGGTTGGGTATGTCCGCACTATGCGCGACTCCCGAGACATTTGTGGAGAACCTTTTGAATCATTCGTTTACCAAGGAGGAAGGCATTGATGCAGCTTGTCCGCAACTGGTTTGA